In Camelina sativa cultivar DH55 chromosome 13, Cs, whole genome shotgun sequence, the genomic window AATGGTAATGTATAGGGTTATCTTAAATGACCTAAAGATGATAGCTTTTGCCTTTCAGTTTCTTAGTTGCATCAATGGGTCTTCAGCTGGTTTGGAGCTTTGGACTTGCGTGTCTTGACGTATATGCTATAAGGAGAAAAAGTGATTTACGAAGCCCCGTATTACTGAGCCTATTCACTGTTGGTGATTGGGTACTAAACTAAACTTATCTTCCATTGACTATGCTTTTGGTTAAGTTAAGCTGTATCAGTACACATTTTAGATGTTTCTGTTTgatagttttcttttgttggaacGTTTTAACCTTGCAGGTCACTGCACTTCTAGCTCTTGCAGCTGCGTGTTCCTCTGCAGGAGTTACGGTTTTATTCACAAAAGACACTGAGTTTTGCAGTCAGCAACCAGCTCTCTCTTGCAATAGGTTTCAGATTTCTGTCGGTTTATCTTTCTTTAATTGGGTTTTGGCTGCTATATCGTCTCATGCAATGTTTTGGATCTTGATATGACATTGTACAAATCctgatttttacaaaaaatccatctcttctttaaattttgttttctcttttcttttatcaaatcCATAACGTGGAACAGAACAAGAGTACAACAAAGTCATTTTGGTGAATCCTAATAATACAACTATGTCTCAGTAACCTCTTGTGACAGAATATTGATGATGTACTCGATCTCATCAGCAACTTCTTTCATCGAAGGCCGGTTTTGTCTCCGCTCGTTAAGACACGCAGATGCCAAATTCCCGAGCTGTTGCATCGTCTGCAGTTCAACCTTGTTAGCAGTCTTCTTCAGCAGCGGATCAATGCATTCAGTCAATCTCTCTTGATCCATCATCTTGTTAATATACATCACCAGgttcacatcttcctcttctcttgtGAAATCTATTGCCTTTTTCGATGTAACCATCTCAAGAAGCACAACCCCGAAGCTGTACACATCGCTCTTATCAGTTAGCTGGAAATTCCTGTAGTATTCTGGATCAAGATATCCCAATGTACCTTGCGCACCTGTGAAGATATGGCTTTCGT contains:
- the LOC104734211 gene encoding CASP-like protein 5B1; its protein translation is MKRIIGSPGTMSGLILRLGQCATAAASIGVMVSAYGFSNYTAFCFLVASMGLQLVWSFGLACLDVYAIRRKSDLRSPVLLSLFTVGDWVTALLALAAACSSAGVTVLFTKDTEFCSQQPALSCNRFQISVGLSFFNWVLAAISSHAMFWILI